CGCTACCCGCGGGATGACGCCCTGCGCCTGCTGGGCGGCAACTTCTCGTTTTACCGGGGCGGGGCGCGCATGCAGCATTTTCACCGCTACACGCAAACGTGGGTGCTGCGCGCCGACTTTACCGGTCAGCTTACGCGGCAGCATCAACTCAAGACGGGGCTTGAGTTTCGGGCTCATGAGCTTTACGTGCGGGATTTCGAGGTCAAAAACAACCCCTCGACCGGCTTTAGGCCGGCCATTCCGCCCGTAAACACCCCGGATCACGTCCAGTATCGGCGCCGGCCCATCGAGTTTAGCGCCTACCTGCAGGACAAAATGGAGTTCGACTACTTGGTCGTCAACGCGGGCCTGCGCTTCGACTACTTCAACGCCCGAGGAGAGGTGCTGGAGGATTTCGGCCGGCCTCGGACTTCTCCTCGTCGGCCCTCTCGACCGAAATGGCAGCTTTCGCCCCGGCTGGGGCTGGCTTATCCCCTCTCGGAAGCCGGTGTGGTGCACCTGTCCTACGGGCACTTCTTCCAGATGCCCGCTTTCGAGTACCTCTATACGAACCCCGACTACATCTACGACCCCGAACGGGGGCTAAGTCGGGCCTTCGGATACGCCGATCTGGCCCCAGAGCAGACCGTGGCCTACGAGATCGGGCTGCAACAGGCCATAACCCCCGCGATCGGGCTCACCCTTACGGTGTACTACAAGGACATCCGCAACCTGCTCGGCACCCGGCTAGAGGAGATCTCCCCCGGCTACGATGAGCCCTTTCCGTTATCCCGCTACGGCCGGTTTGTGAACCGGGACTACGGACAGGTCAAGGGCTTTTTGGCCTCTTTTGAGCGGCGTCACCTGGACGGCTGGGGGCTGAGCGTCGATTACACCTTCCAGATCGCCCGCGGCAACGCCAGCGATCCGCGTTCGGTGCTGATCAGCGAACAGGAGGGTGTAGAGCCGGAAAAGCAGCTTGTGCCCCTTGATTGGGACCGGCGCCATCAGCTGAACCTGAGCCTGAGCTTAGGCAGACCGGATCGTTGGACCGTCACCCTGGTGGGCCGGTTGGGATCAGGTCTTCCGTACACCCCCTCGATCGCCGACGAACGCATCGCCGTTGAGAACTCAGCCCGTCGGCCCGGCACAAGCCAATTCGATCTGTTCGCGGCGCGCTACTTTCGAGCCGGCCCCTTTCAGTGGGGCGTCTTTGCGCGGATCTACAACCTATTCGACACCCGAAACGAAATCGGGGTCTACACGGACACAGGGCGGGCCTTTCCGAATCTGCGCTACTATTCCGGTGAGCCGCAGGGGCTGAATACCAAGGAGGAATTTCTGCGCAGGCCCGATTTTTACTCCCCGCCGCGGCTTGTGCAACTGGGTCTGCGGGTGGACTTTTAGCGCAAGGACCGGTGTCGCTATGCGGCGTTGCTTGTGTCTACTTGGTCTGCTCCTAGTCGGCCTGCCGCTACGGGGCCAGGACCGGACCCCCCTGGCCTGGGTGGGATCTGAGGCGATCGATCGGCAGACGTTTTGGGAGCGCTACGAACAGAGCCTATGGATCGGCCGGGAGCGAGGCCGCCTGCAAGACGTCCCCAAGCATGGCTTTCTGTT
The DNA window shown above is from Bacteroidota bacterium and carries:
- a CDS encoding TonB-dependent receptor, encoding MRALGWLALGGLLASPAWAGTTGKIAGRVTDARTGEPLPGVNVVIVGTLQGAATDAEGYYTILNVKPGTYAVRASFVGYAPQTVENVRVQIDKTTIVNFALREEAVQTQEVVITAQRPLVQRDLTATATAVSAQELAVLPVENFQDVINLQAGVVEGRFRGGRLGEVAYMVDGIPINDVFSRSFAFQVQNNAIQELEIISGTFNAEYGQAMSGVVNIVTRDGGDRYAGSASVYVGSYVSREGQLFPHLTPIRPNRAREWQGLFSGPVPVLGRRAAFFLSGRYAYNEGHLFGRRIVRPVSWREGEGTWVDVQGRRVFVPALGDSAWVPMNWSEQLTWQGKLTIRPWGGNRLSVSGLWQQDRGKAYDHLFRYNPDGLPTRYSTAWSATATYTHVFSPRAFAELKGARFRNELRSYVYEDPLDPRYPRDDALRLLGGNFSFYRGGARMQHFHRYTQTWVLRADFTGQLTRQHQLKTGLEFRAHELYVRDFEVKNNPSTGFRPAIPPVNTPDHVQYRRRPIEFSAYLQDKMEFDYLVVNAGLRFDYFNARGEVLEDFGRPRTSPRRPSRPKWQLSPRLGLAYPLSEAGVVHLSYGHFFQMPAFEYLYTNPDYIYDPERGLSRAFGYADLAPEQTVAYEIGLQQAITPAIGLTLTVYYKDIRNLLGTRLEEISPGYDEPFPLSRYGRFVNRDYGQVKGFLASFERRHLDGWGLSVDYTFQIARGNASDPRSVLISEQEGVEPEKQLVPLDWDRRHQLNLSLSLGRPDRWTVTLVGRLGSGLPYTPSIADERIAVENSARRPGTSQFDLFAARYFRAGPFQWGVFARIYNLFDTRNEIGVYTDTGRAFPNLRYYSGEPQGLNTKEEFLRRPDFYSPPRLVQLGLRVDF